CGCTTCGGAAATTATGAAGACCAGCCTGCTGCCCGCTATTTGCGGACGGGTCTGCCCGCAAGAGAAACATTGTGAAGGCCATTGTGTGCTAAAGGCCAAGTTTGGCTCGGTCAATATCGGCGGACTGGAGCGTTACACGGCCGATACTGCCCGCGCACAAGGTATTTTGCAACCGCCTACTCCTGCCGCGGCTACCGGGAAAAAAGTGGTGTGTATCGGGTCTGGGCCGTCTTCGTTGGCGTGTGCGGCCGAACTGCGCCGCGCCGGACATGAAGTGACGGTGCTGGAGGCCTTGCATGCCTATGGCGGGGTGTTGCGTTATGGCATTCCGTCTTTCCGTTTGCCACGTGAAGTAATTAATAAAGAAATCGAAACCGTGCAGGCCATGGGCGTTTCTTTTAAGACGGATGTATTAGTGGGAGCCACTATTTCTCTGCAAGAATTGCGCAAGCAATATGACGCGGTGTATATCGGCTCGGGGGCCGGTCTGCCGATGATGTTGGGGATACCGGGAGAAAATGCCGTAGGAGTATATAGTGCTAATGAATTTTTGACTCGTATTAATCTCATGCAAGCCTATAAATTTCCGAAAACGGATACTCCTATTAAGGTGGGCAAACACGTAATTGTGCTCGGCGGCGGTAATAGTGCCATGGATGCCGCGCGCTGTGCGATGCGCTTGCAACCCGAAACAGTTACGATTGCATACCGCCGCAGCCGTGAGGAAATGCCTGCTCGCGTGGCCGAGGTGGAACATGCGCAGGAAGAAGGTGTCATTTTCGAGTATTTAGTAACACCGAAAGAAGTGGTAAAAGATGAAAATAATCATGTAACCGGTTTGCGCTTTACTCGCAATGAGCTAGGCGCTCCGGATGAAAAAGGCCGTCGAAGACCGGTGGAAATTGCCGGTTCTGATTTTGTGATGCCGGCTGATACCGTTATCGTTGCTATCGGACAACGCCCCAACCCCACTATTTCTAAAACTACACCGGATTTAAAAGTTACCGAGCGTGGGGTTATTGCGTTAAATGAAAAAGGAGAAACTTCCTTACCAGGTGTGTTTGCGGGTGGGGATATTATCCGGGGTGGTGCC
Above is a window of Elusimicrobiaceae bacterium DNA encoding:
- the gltA gene encoding NADPH-dependent glutamate synthase, with protein sequence MPNPSTPRHNGPQQDPAVRRTNFEEVAHILTQDEAQAEADRCLHCPTHPCQNACPVGVHIPDFIAAIKAGNVQQAASEIMKTSLLPAICGRVCPQEKHCEGHCVLKAKFGSVNIGGLERYTADTARAQGILQPPTPAAATGKKVVCIGSGPSSLACAAELRRAGHEVTVLEALHAYGGVLRYGIPSFRLPREVINKEIETVQAMGVSFKTDVLVGATISLQELRKQYDAVYIGSGAGLPMMLGIPGENAVGVYSANEFLTRINLMQAYKFPKTDTPIKVGKHVIVLGGGNSAMDAARCAMRLQPETVTIAYRRSREEMPARVAEVEHAQEEGVIFEYLVTPKEVVKDENNHVTGLRFTRNELGAPDEKGRRRPVEIAGSDFVMPADTVIVAIGQRPNPTISKTTPDLKVTERGVIALNEKGETSLPGVFAGGDIIRGGATVLLAMKDGIEAARKINTYLEGK